A region from the Bacillus thuringiensis genome encodes:
- a CDS encoding ATP-binding cassette domain-containing protein produces the protein MINLFNVTKDYGKNEGLRNFSVTLDSPGIYCLLGKNGAGKTTFLKLIAGHHNASAGEVRVEGNLVNMMRMPEQVYFVPSDAEHFNMRIRDLFKTAKELHSQFDLNFAIEIAEKFKLDLNKKYEQTSFGMKVMVNTILGMASNKAVIILDEPVLGFDAITRNSFYDLLQVCNEQKPKIIIVSTHLIDEISKVAEKLLIIDKGELKLYADTTDIDEMAYSVTGPVDIVEQVTKGLNIIGKKNVGGFVSQYIFDKPIEDTNTVMISPLGLQDFFISLVEEE, from the coding sequence ATGATTAATTTATTCAATGTAACTAAAGATTATGGGAAAAATGAAGGGTTGCGGAATTTCTCCGTAACCTTGGATTCACCTGGTATTTACTGTTTGCTAGGTAAAAATGGGGCAGGAAAAACTACCTTTCTCAAATTAATTGCGGGTCACCATAATGCTAGTGCTGGTGAAGTCAGAGTTGAGGGGAACCTCGTAAATATGATGCGTATGCCAGAGCAAGTATATTTTGTTCCTAGTGATGCAGAACATTTTAATATGCGTATCAGGGACTTATTCAAGACTGCAAAAGAATTGCACAGTCAATTTGATCTCAATTTCGCAATTGAAATTGCGGAAAAATTCAAACTGGATTTAAACAAAAAGTATGAACAAACATCATTTGGAATGAAGGTTATGGTCAACACAATCCTTGGAATGGCTAGTAACAAGGCTGTAATTATTCTAGATGAACCAGTTTTAGGGTTTGATGCTATTACACGTAATAGTTTTTACGATTTATTACAAGTATGCAACGAACAGAAACCAAAAATTATTATTGTGTCCACACACTTAATTGATGAAATTTCTAAAGTTGCAGAAAAGCTTCTTATCATTGATAAAGGAGAACTGAAATTATATGCAGATACCACTGATATTGATGAGATGGCTTATTCTGTAACAGGTCCAGTTGATATCGTCGAACAGGTAACGAAAGGTCTAAATATTATTGGTAAAAAGAACGTGGGTGGATTTGTATCGCAATACATTTTTGACAAACCAATTGAGGATACAAATACAGTAATGATATCACCTTTGGGCTTACAAGATTTCTTCATCAGTCTTGTTGAAGAAGAATAA
- a CDS encoding alpha/beta hydrolase encodes MFTKRIVASAIIISLAACGTTPEKPDKNSQNQNVTQGTKNFDEKDLKIKSAAYLEQFQKNDFDQLYKNGTHEMNSKLPKDEFASKWNALISQLGPALDTESEVFSSKDKNGKVAITTVHRKNNLQTTFVYTKDGKVTDVQTQLQPLIVKPVKGEKWEESSIKVGYNEKKLNGLLTLPKGVEKPPVAILLQGSGPNNMDSIIGTGLNRPFADIAHGLAENGIASIRYDKRSYAYPNDVSDVETEYLYDAKEAVRLAKEDKRVDSSRIYLIGHSQGGLLGPKIAQDNPEIKGFVSMAGTLRRLEDIVLTQTTLRLEQENLSNERKKEELDNTKAGVDKIKKLNSSDKTEVILGYPASYWNSLNKIDGASIVKNLSIPMFIIQGTTDFHVLEKVDYKLWQETLEGKDNVSFKVYAGLSHLFMPGGSADKFDGSIYNKPAHVDSQVIKDVSGWINAQH; translated from the coding sequence ATGTTTACCAAGCGTATTGTGGCAAGTGCAATAATAATTTCACTTGCAGCTTGTGGTACAACGCCTGAAAAGCCGGATAAGAATTCACAGAACCAAAATGTTACGCAAGGCACAAAAAATTTTGATGAGAAGGATTTAAAAATAAAAAGTGCAGCCTATTTAGAGCAATTTCAGAAAAATGATTTTGATCAACTTTATAAAAATGGAACTCATGAAATGAATAGTAAATTACCTAAGGATGAGTTTGCCTCTAAATGGAATGCTTTAATATCTCAATTAGGACCTGCTCTAGATACAGAATCAGAAGTATTTAGTTCGAAAGATAAAAATGGAAAAGTGGCCATTACCACGGTACATCGTAAAAATAATTTGCAAACTACTTTTGTATATACAAAAGATGGGAAGGTAACCGACGTTCAAACTCAACTACAACCACTTATAGTTAAACCGGTGAAAGGGGAAAAATGGGAAGAATCTTCGATTAAAGTTGGTTACAATGAAAAAAAATTGAATGGGTTGTTAACTCTTCCAAAAGGAGTAGAAAAGCCGCCGGTTGCAATTTTGCTTCAGGGGTCTGGTCCCAATAATATGGATTCTATCATTGGTACGGGTCTTAATCGTCCTTTTGCGGATATTGCACACGGTCTTGCCGAAAATGGAATTGCTTCTATCCGCTATGACAAGCGCTCTTATGCATATCCAAATGATGTCTCTGACGTAGAAACAGAATATTTGTATGATGCTAAAGAGGCTGTGCGACTTGCTAAAGAAGATAAAAGAGTAGATAGTAGCAGAATTTATCTAATTGGACACAGTCAAGGTGGCCTATTGGGACCAAAAATAGCACAGGATAATCCAGAAATAAAAGGTTTTGTCTCAATGGCTGGTACCTTACGTCGTTTAGAGGATATAGTGTTGACACAGACTACATTGCGATTAGAACAAGAAAATCTATCGAACGAGCGTAAAAAAGAAGAACTGGACAATACAAAAGCGGGAGTAGATAAAATTAAAAAACTCAACTCCTCTGATAAGACAGAAGTTATACTTGGCTATCCGGCTAGCTATTGGAATAGTTTGAATAAAATTGATGGAGCAAGCATTGTTAAAAATCTTAGTATTCCAATGTTCATTATACAAGGTACAACTGATTTTCATGTCTTAGAAAAAGTAGATTATAAACTGTGGCAGGAAACACTTGAGGGTAAAGACAATGTTAGTTTCAAGGTGTATGCAGGACTGAGTCATTTGTTTATGCCAGGCGGTTCCGCAGATAAATTTGATGGTAGTATTTACAACAAACCAGCTCATGTAGATTCTCAAGTAATAAAGGATGTCTCAGGATGGATTAACGCTCAACATTAA
- a CDS encoding GntR family transcriptional regulator — protein MRTEKPVFAQVAEMIENDILSGTYNPDDLIISTTQISKLLSVNPTTSVKAVKILADKGVLYKKRGIGMAVTNEAKKIILDERKKELLDTIRQSMKIGISREEIIKLVMEENDD, from the coding sequence ATGAGAACTGAGAAACCCGTATTTGCACAGGTTGCAGAGATGATTGAAAATGATATTTTATCTGGTACATATAACCCAGATGACTTAATTATTTCAACCACTCAGATTTCTAAGCTTCTCTCAGTAAACCCAACTACATCGGTAAAGGCTGTTAAGATTCTCGCAGATAAAGGAGTGCTCTATAAAAAGCGAGGAATTGGAATGGCAGTAACCAATGAGGCAAAGAAAATCATATTGGACGAGCGAAAAAAAGAGCTGTTAGATACGATACGACAATCGATGAAAATTGGTATATCACGAGAGGAAATAATTAAATTAGTAATGGAGGAAAACGATGATTAA
- a CDS encoding permease → MNALAVAKLNFKKVKLSYVIFIAAIVLQIISYVINDLLGTTNKGQFYLSFSFYSYIIILMSAVLIPAKNFRKIMNLNVKKLDYMRGILINYICFALVISLFTALCYLCLDKLLPVGNNGFVANPFGVFGWDKNGVSIAFIRQFVFILMVALIVHTLTTIQGTWYGWLTDIIIVAIICVFTPIAALRKVLSLIFETLIFTPNAVIQIISCIVVSVIVYILCVLVVSRKKI, encoded by the coding sequence ATGAATGCACTTGCTGTAGCAAAGCTAAATTTTAAGAAAGTAAAATTATCGTACGTTATTTTTATCGCAGCTATTGTCTTACAAATAATTAGTTACGTAATTAATGATTTATTAGGAACAACAAATAAAGGACAATTTTATTTAAGTTTTAGTTTTTACTCTTATATCATAATTTTAATGAGTGCGGTGCTCATTCCCGCTAAGAATTTCCGGAAAATTATGAATCTTAATGTAAAAAAGCTCGATTATATGAGAGGGATCCTTATAAATTATATTTGTTTCGCCCTTGTTATTTCGCTATTTACAGCGCTTTGCTATCTTTGTTTAGATAAACTATTACCTGTAGGTAATAATGGATTTGTAGCCAATCCATTTGGTGTTTTTGGTTGGGATAAAAATGGAGTTAGTATTGCCTTCATTCGTCAATTTGTATTTATTCTGATGGTTGCTTTGATTGTTCATACATTAACTACCATCCAAGGTACTTGGTATGGTTGGCTTACAGATATTATCATTGTAGCTATCATTTGTGTATTTACACCTATTGCTGCACTTCGAAAAGTATTAAGCTTGATATTTGAAACACTAATCTTTACTCCTAATGCAGTTATTCAAATAATAAGTTGTATTGTAGTATCTGTCATTGTCTATATATTATGTGTTTTGGTCGTAAGTCGGAAGAAGATTTAA